A window of Zingiber officinale cultivar Zhangliang chromosome 5A, Zo_v1.1, whole genome shotgun sequence contains these coding sequences:
- the LOC121981476 gene encoding protein-tyrosine-phosphatase MKP1-like — protein sequence MGSEQGASGPMSDGISFRRSASWSTSRTLAQDPSLEYSSCDNSSGYGSHRCFPLPHTPRSQSQKARLGLPPLSIARPSLDEWPKPGSDDLEEWPQPPTPSTKAETPKPVNGVKLELPSPCSIGRRDQMAFYDKECSKVADHIYFGGNYVARNREILRKHEITHVLNCVGFVCPEYFKTDFVYRTLWLQDSPTEDITSILYDVFDYFEDVRQQDGRVFVHCCQGVSRSTSLVIAYLMWREGQSFDDAFQFVKAARGIANPNMGFACQLLQCQKRVHAIPLSPTSLLRMYRMAPHSPYDPLHLVPKILNYPSPAALDSRGAFIILALSSIYVWIGKNCESAMEKDAKAAAFQVVRYEQVQGPIMILKEGEESFQFWEALSNARLSEHDGGKVSEELMGLAAKMAVGGKRVESYDVDFGLFCKALTGGVMPPFSSSGNDQETQLPARENSWSILRHKFLSRDIFRVCSDSTLVRDKDQPSMRKQILAVGTLMSPSFQSPSSVSSDFISSKCNSESPSISPSTCYSPSPTLSPASHNFPSTFLSSSIHSFQHSSTVEPLKPCTESVSSLSKHLGSSIAERRGNFISLKLPTPNKGASLLSPKVSNSSSGNLDNDEKEFHDKIPRVDTIGCANSLEKKLHIDLDGPLNNTSESNKNVQMANLRSSDISIHGLTGSTGTRLDIMISTKLLVYRWPNLEKLTRISIEDFDSEEVLMILTSDTSQNQEYKVLFLWIGGHFEERNKSTLLKDDHCDTELAIDWHQVGRNFLDAIGLPKNLQIKVLKEHEDGELFELLKSA from the exons ATGGGAAGCGAACAAGGTGCGTCGGGCCCGATGTCCGATGGGATAAGCTTTCGGAGGTCAGCATCCTGGTCTACCTCCCGGACGTTGGCGCAGGATCCGTCCTTGGAGTACTCTTCCTGCGACAATAGCTCTGGTTATGGCTCACACCGGTGCTTCCCTCTTCCCCACACGCCCAGATCCCAGAGTCAAAAGGCTAGGTTGGGCCTCCCGCCCCTCTCCATTGCTCGCCCGAGCTTGGACGAGTGGCCTAAGCCTGGCTCTGATGATCTTGAAGAATGGCCTCAGCCGCCTACACCCAGCACAAAGGCGGAGACCCCCAAGCCGGTTAATGGCGTAAAGTTGGAGCTTCCTTCCCCGTGTTCAATAGGTAGGAGAGATCAGATGGCCTTCTATGATAAGGAATGCTCCAAGGTTGCAGATCATATCTACTTCGGTGGAAATTATGTAGCTAGAAATAGAGAAATCCTCCGGAAGCATGAGATCACCCATGTTTTGAACTGTGTTGGCTTCGTTTGTCCAGAGTACTTCAAGACTGACTTCGTTTATAGGACTCTTTGGTTACAGGACAGCCCGACAGAGGACATAACAAGTATTTTGTATGATGTGTTTGATTACTTTGAGGATGTTAGGCAGCAAGATGGGAGAGTGTTTGTCCATTGCTGTCAGGGTGTGTCACGATCTACTTCTCTTGTTATAGCTTATCTGATGTGGAGAGAAGGGCAGAGTTTTGACGATGCCTTCCAATTTGTAAAGGCTGCAAGGGGGATTGCTAACCCCAACATGGGCTTTGCTTGTCAATTGCTACAGTGTCAGAAGAGGGTTCATGCTATCCCACTGAGCCCCACTTCATTGCTCAGGATGTACCGAATGGCTCCACACTCACCCTATGATCCTTTGCATCTGGTTCCTAAAATCCTAAATTATCCTTCTCCTGCTGCTTTGGATTCTAGGGGAGCTTTCATCATTCTTGCTCTTTCATCCATCTATGTGTGGATTGGTAAAAATTGTGAATCTGCAATGGAGAAGGATGCAAAAGCTGCCGCCTTTCAAGTGGTGAGATATGAGCAGGTTCAGGGGCCCATTATGATACTCAAAGAAGGGGAAGAATCCTTTCAATTCTGGGAGGCATTGTCCAATGCACGACTTTCAGAACATGATGGTGGAAAGGTCAGTGAGGAACTGATGGGGTTAGCTGCTAAGATGGCAGTCGGTGGAAAAAGAGTCGAATCCTATGATGTTGATTTTGGACTTTTCTGTAAGGCTCTCACTGGAGGTGTCATGCCACCATTCTCTTCTTCAGGAAATGACCAGGAGACCCAACTTCCTGCGAGGGAAAATAGCTGGAGCATATTGAGGCACAAGTTTCTCTCAAGAGACATCTTCAGAGTATGTTCAGATTCCACATTAGTCAGAGATAAGGATCAACCTTCAATGAGAAAACAAATTTTAGCTGTAGGAACATTAATGTCTCCTTCATTCCAATCACCTAGTTCTGTTTCTTCTGACTTCATTAGTTCTAAGTGTAATTCAGAATCTCCTTCAATTTCTCCATCCACATGCTATTCTCCTTCCCCTACCTTGTCACCTGCTTCACATAATTTTCCCAGTACTTTTTTGTCATCCAGTATCCATTCTTTCCAGCATTCAAGCACTGTGGAACCATTAAAACCATGTACAGAATCAGTTTCTTCTTTGTCTAAACATCTCGGTAGTTCAATTGCTGAAAGAAGGGGAAACTTTATTTCTCTGAAGTTGCCAACACCAAATAAAGGTGCCTCACTGTTATCGCCAAAGGTTTCAAATTCATCATCTGGAAATTTAGACAATGATGAGAAAGAATTTCATGATAAAATTCCTAGAGTAGATACTATAGGTTGTGCAAATAGTTTAGAGAAAAAATTGCATATTGACTTAGATGGACCTTTGAATAATACTTCAGAGAGCAATAAAAATGTCCAAATGGCCAACCTTAGGAGTAGTGATATATCCATTCATGGATTGACAGGATCTACTGGCACTAGACTAGATATTATGATCTCTACAAAGCTTCTAGTGTATCGCTGGCCCAATTTGGAGAAACTTACTAGAATATCCATTGAAGATTTTGATTCAGAAGAAGTATTAATGATTTTGACTTCTGATACCAGCCAAAATCAAGAGTATAAGGTTCTGTTTCTGTGGATAGGTGGTCATTTTGAAGAGAGAAATAAATCAACCCTGTTGAAGGATGATCACTGTGACACTGAACTGGCTATTGACTGGCATCAAGTTGGTCGTAATTTTCTTGACGCTATTGGCCTTCCAAAAAATCTCCAAATCAAG GTTCTGAAGGAACATGAGGACGGGGAGCTCTTTGAACTATTGAAATCTGCTTGA